CTCAACGAGATCTATCTCGGCCTCGGCAATTATGGCGTCGCCGCCGCGGCGCTGAATTATTTCAACAAATCGGTCTATGAGCTGACCATCGCCGAGGCCGCCTATCTCGCCGCCCTGCCCAAGGCGCCGAACAACTACCACCCATTCCTGCATCGCGACCGCGCGGTCGAGCGCCGCAATTACGTCATCGACCGCATGGTCGCCGACGGCTTCGTCTCGCAGAAGGACGGCGACAAGGCCAAGACCGAGCCGCTCGGCGTCAATCCGCGCGTGACCTCGCCCAACACCTATGTCGCCGGCTATTTCGCCGAGGAAGTGCGCCGCGAGCTGCTCGACAAATATGGGGACAAGAAGCTCTATGAGGGCGGCCTCTCGGTGCGCTCGACGCTCGACCCCAAAATGCAGGCCATCACCCGCAAGGCGCTGGCCGACGGCCTGGTGCGCTTCGACGAGGCGCATGGCTTCCGCGGCCCGATGCGCCATATCGACATCTCCTATGACTGGGGCCTGCCGCTCGCCGATATTCCGGCGCTCGGCGATGTGAAGCCCTGGCGCCTCGCCGTGGTGCTGGACGCCAATGACGGTTTCGCACGCATCGGCCTGCAGCCGCCGCGCGAGAAATCCGGCGAGGTGGCGCGCGAGCGCGAGACCGGCCAGCTCGGCCAGGAGGGCATGCGCTGGGCCGGCCGCAGCATTCGCGCCGCGCTGACGCCGGGCGACGTCATCTATGTCGAGCCGCTCTCCGGCCGGCAGGGCCAGTATCGGCTGCGGCAGATTCCGGAAATCTCCGGCGCCATGGTGGCGATGGACCCGCATACGGGCCGCGTCTTCGCCATGGTCGGCGGCTTCTCCTACGATCAGTCGGAGTTCAACCGCGCGACGCAGGCGCTGCGTCAGCCGGGCTCCTCCTTCAAGCCCTTCGTCTACGCCACCGCGCTCGACAATGGCTACACGCCCTCCTCCTCCATTCTCGACGAGCCGATCACCATCGTGCAGGCCAATGGCGAGAGCTGGACTCCGGAGAATTTCGAGGGCGCGCATGGCACGGGCGCGCATCCGCTGCGCTATGGCGTCGAGCACTCCAAGAATATGATGACCGTGCGCCTCGCCAAGGATGTCGGCATGCCGCTGATCGCCGAATACGCCAAGCGCTTCGGCATTTACGACGACATGCCGCTCTATCTGCCCATGGCGCTCGGCGCCGGCGAGACGACGGTGATGCGCATGGTGACCGCCTATTCCATGCTCTGCAATGGCGGCAAGCGCGTGAAGGCGACGTTGATCGACCGCATCCAGGACCGCTGGGGCAAGACGATCTACCGCCATGACGAGCGCCAGTGCCTGGGCTGCGACGCGCCCAAATGGGAGACCCAGAACGAGCCCAAGCTGATCGACAAGCGCGAGCAGGTGCTCGATCCGCTGACCGCCTATCAGATCACCTCGATCATGGAGGGCGTCATCGAGCGCGGCACCGGCCAGTCGATCAAGGCCGTGGGCAAGCATCTCGCCGGCAAGACGGGCACCACCAACGAGGCCAAGGATCTGTGGTTCGTCGGCTTCTCGCCCGACCTCGCCGTCGGCGTCTATATCGGCTACGATCGGCCGCGGCCCGTGGGCGAGGGCAAGAGCGCGCAGGCGGCGACCTATGCCGCGCCGATCTTCCGCGACTTCATGACCGTGGCGCTGAAGGACAAGCCGGACGTGCCCTTCCGCGTGCCGCCGGGCATAAAGCTGATCTCGGTCGATCCGCATTCGGGCCTGCGCTCGAAGGGCTCCGGCTCGATCCTCGAGGCCTTCAAGCCGGGCACCGCGCCGCCCGATTCCTATTCCGCGGCGGGCAGCGACGGCGGCCTGCATTCCGGCGGCGCCCAGGATGTGGACAAGCAGGTGGGAAGCGGGACCGGCGGCCTGTATTGAGCGGGGCGGGAGCGTGATGTTGCGCCCAATCGATCCGATCATGAGCCGGTTTCGCGCCGCGCTCGGCGACACGTACGGCCAGCGGCTTCGACGCGTGGTGCTGTTCGGCTCGAGGGCCCGCGGCGACGCGCGTCCAGACTCGGATTACGACGTCGCCGTGTTCCTCGAGGACATCGAGAGCATCGGACGGGAGGCGGATCGGATCGCGGAGATCGAGACCGAAATTCTTTACGACACGGGCGCTGTCATCAACGCCCTGCCCTTCCTCGCCGCGGCCTATCGAGAGCCCACGGCGCTGATGGGAGCCTTGCGCCGCGAAGGCGTGGAGCTGTGAAGGCCGAAGTCGCCGCTCGCTGCGCCTATTACACAGCCTTCCATGCAGCCGAAGCCTTCATCGTCGAAGCGACCGGCAAGAGCGTGAAAACCCATTCGGGCGCGAGGGCCGAGTTCGCCCGCTTGGCGAAAGAAACCGGAGAGATCGACAAATCGCTCCCGAAGTTCCTCGCGAAAGCGTATATCTACAAAGAAATCAGCGACTATGGCGCGCGTC
This genomic window from Methylosinus sp. H3A contains:
- a CDS encoding penicillin-binding protein 1A encodes the protein MRLLVRFFGFLFATGAIVFLIGVAAAAGIVYVFSKDLPDTAQLRNYEPPVTTRIHANDGSILAEYSRERRLFLPSSAVPPLVRQAFISAEDKNFYTHNGVDFEGIARAVSILAQGGRHMQGASTITQQVAKNFLVGNERSFERKIREALISFRIEAAYPKDRILELYLNEIYLGLGNYGVAAAALNYFNKSVYELTIAEAAYLAALPKAPNNYHPFLHRDRAVERRNYVIDRMVADGFVSQKDGDKAKTEPLGVNPRVTSPNTYVAGYFAEEVRRELLDKYGDKKLYEGGLSVRSTLDPKMQAITRKALADGLVRFDEAHGFRGPMRHIDISYDWGLPLADIPALGDVKPWRLAVVLDANDGFARIGLQPPREKSGEVARERETGQLGQEGMRWAGRSIRAALTPGDVIYVEPLSGRQGQYRLRQIPEISGAMVAMDPHTGRVFAMVGGFSYDQSEFNRATQALRQPGSSFKPFVYATALDNGYTPSSSILDEPITIVQANGESWTPENFEGAHGTGAHPLRYGVEHSKNMMTVRLAKDVGMPLIAEYAKRFGIYDDMPLYLPMALGAGETTVMRMVTAYSMLCNGGKRVKATLIDRIQDRWGKTIYRHDERQCLGCDAPKWETQNEPKLIDKREQVLDPLTAYQITSIMEGVIERGTGQSIKAVGKHLAGKTGTTNEAKDLWFVGFSPDLAVGVYIGYDRPRPVGEGKSAQAATYAAPIFRDFMTVALKDKPDVPFRVPPGIKLISVDPHSGLRSKGSGSILEAFKPGTAPPDSYSAAGSDGGLHSGGAQDVDKQVGSGTGGLY
- a CDS encoding nucleotidyltransferase domain-containing protein, whose translation is MLRPIDPIMSRFRAALGDTYGQRLRRVVLFGSRARGDARPDSDYDVAVFLEDIESIGREADRIAEIETEILYDTGAVINALPFLAAAYREPTALMGALRREGVEL
- a CDS encoding HEPN domain-containing protein; the encoded protein is MKAEVAARCAYYTAFHAAEAFIVEATGKSVKTHSGARAEFARLAKETGEIDKSLPKFLAKAYIYKEISDYGARPGADVTPADAVDDRRRRAIIDCVTALLSRG